ttaaaaaccaaagaaCAACGGTTACTTCTTCattcaacatttaaaaaacatgctTTGTGAAGAGATATTACGGCACTCTTCCTCAAACCCAATTCCAATAATATAactctactttttttttatataatagttTACGCTTAAAACATCTGAAAATGAATCCCTGAAAATCATAGCCATTGATGTTCTGAACAAAatagttgttttaaaaaaggcaaaaaaagaaagaaagaaaataaaacatgttttgcgtcctccctttttgaaaaaggaaACAGGTGGACCCCTTAAATAATTTCGTTccccaaaatggccgcctgaaACCTTTTTTGAGAGACAACCGACTAGACTTTTCCCTGTCTGCATGCATCGTTAATGTTTCCCTCTTTTCTGTCCGTTTataaaacgggggggggggggatcggGGAGGCGGCCTCTTTAAAGATAGCAGGcggggcggggacgctaaacatgtttttctttttctaccCCAACACTGAAAAGACCATACAAAAAGCGTCTGACTGCAGCAGCACccactttatttttgtttaaggcagtggacactatcggtaattacacaaaataattattagcataaaacctttctcgatgacgagtgatggggagaggttgatggtataaaacattgtgagaaacggctccctctgaagtgccatagtttttgagaaagaagtaattttccacgaatttgatttcgagacctcagatttagaacttgaggtctcgaaatcaagcatcagaaagcacacaacttcgtgtgacaagggtattttttttctttcattatcatctcgcaacttctacaaccgattgagctcaaactttcacaggtttgttattttatgcatatttttatgttgagatacaccaagtgagaagactggtctttgacaattaccaaaagtgtccactgtctttaaggctcAAGCGCTCCCGTGCAACGACATAAAAGAACCGACTCATACCCACGCTTTAACGTTTATGCCGCTGTTGACTGTGAGGATTCCAACTACTTTTTTTGGCGCAATTGCCCGAGTCAAGTTTAAAAATCTTTCAAATTACAATAAAGAATTGTCAAACATTATACACATTAATTTACATAATAGTTTATTATAAACATATACCTCGCTTGCATTCGGTTTAACCACTGTGCCCCAATATTTCCAGGCTCAGTTCTGACACTTAGGCCTAACGTTCAACTTTTGTGGAATAAtataccataaaaaaaaaacgttgctAACTTTACACAGCCCAGACTCGTACAGACTTGACCTGCATAGCTGCGTCTTCACCGTTGTTGACGTCTGGGTTCCatgtaggataccagtcatccTTGGCGTTCCAGAAGTCCGATGCTGCAGTAGGGGAATCATTAGACCAGGGTTTCGCGTACGGTTGGTTGGTCAGACCATCCGAGAAGTAGTTGGTTCCACCCACAGCAACGTTCAGAATGATGTAGAACTGTTCAAATAGAAGATTTAGATGAATAAGGTTTGTATCCCTTTTATTAGGCATGGAATCGGGTATTATGGTGGACTGGCGGTTAGTTGTCTGCCTTTCATACCCCTTTTTCAAGAATGAactcaaaacccatctcttaATTTAATGAGCTGTTTCATCAccttctgtttattttgtatttagttCCAAGATGTCAGCTTAGTAAGGGtttttgcgccaggagtgtcacctTGTGACAGACAACGCGCATTATAAGTctcaatttgtattattttagtaTTATATAAAACAAAGGGTTTGTTCGATTCCCGGAAAATGTAACCCCATGATTTGTTAAATAGCTTTCTTTCTAACAGGCTTACTTTTGAAGCACTAAGTCTAATATTACCGTTGAGGATTTTGGTTGCGGGTTTTCGGTGTTGCGAGTCATGGCATGTGCGTTCCTCGTtctgatatttttgtttaaattcaattaaattgaccttattttctttcaatgatggtataaaacatgatATGTGTTTCAACCACATCCACCTCAGACAGAGACAAGACAAACACAGACAAGACAGACGGACAAACAGAGACAAGAAAAACGGACAAACAGAAACAGAGTATGGAGGCCGATTTGATAAGCCTAAGGCTTGTACTATGTACCTCACAAAGTAGTCAATTAAAAGAAAGGAGGCTTGAAAACAAATGTGAAGTTTTTagtaatttaatttcaaatattCAATGTAAGATTTGTATTGATTGAATTACCTCTTGGTCGAAGGGTGCCACTTTAGATGTTGAGCCCTTCCAAGGGTTGTCTGTACCGGGGGCATCGGCTTCGAACTCACCAAACTCCCAGAACCCATTGGCGCCAGGGTCTGCGTTCAGCAGTAACTCATCGTCCACGAAGAACCTGGATTAATTGAAAGAAACATCGACAGTTCATTGAAAATGAATCTATGAGTCAAGATGTTTGACCTTAAAACCCACATGCAAACAACCGCAACAAACAGacacacaacaaacaaacaaacactctgtgttgcagtcactgtgtggacattcctttgttttTGTACACTAAAAAACATTGATTTATTATTCATCAATACTGTAAATAACACTGTTTGGACATGTGTAAGTCCATGGTTTTTCAAGTGTATGGACATTCCTTAGTTTGGGAATATTCAAAAATTGAACTGTAAAACACTGTGTGtacgtgtgtaagtccacatagtgtttcaagtccctacattatgtggacctcttttgttctcaggtccacacttcgtatatgaattgacacaaaaacaagcaaacaaacagacGACAACTTTATTATTACGTAACTATTTTGCATCATAACTGTGCACTTACTTCAAGCCATTAGATGTCCACTCCATTCCGTACTTGTGGAAGGCATCCCCAAAGTGTCCGGTTGCCAAATTCCTGGAAGATTAAAtggaatattattattttatttttgtttgaattaaaaACATAGTTTTTCCCGACCATTATCGGGCAAAAATACTCAATTAAATTCACCAATTCAACGCATTTCCACCAAAACAACTTAAAATTGGGTTTcttaaaacatttaattttgtttacgtgGACACATGATTTTTCAAAGGCCGTCAAAGGCATGTTAGgactacactttgaccattcttaaGTTGAATTTCAACTACATTTTGATGATAAAAAAACGAAGGTTTTTAACCAGCTAGAACTCACTTTGTAGCGTGCGTCTTGGGCCATGCGTTAAATGGCCAGTACGGTCCCCAGTGCATCGTGGATCCCATTTGGTTTACTCCAGCGTTGACGCCATTGCTGTCGAACAAGTTTCGGTTTCCTATTGAAGAGAAAAAGGGCACAGTATTTCGAGTTAATACTCGACAATCTCTATTTTACTGGGAAACCTTTGCGACTCTCTCACGAAATTAATGTATATTGGAATAGTCCTTgagtgaaaaacaaaagtgataaGCAACACTATTTCtatttttggaggggggggggaggggtaggAGAGAAACAGATAGCAAACAAAAACTTGTACGTCTCTCGTTCATTAGCAAGGTCGCTGGGGGACTTGGCCAAACTACTTCTTTGTACGAGGAAGAATACAATGCAAAATGAGGTTTGGGACTTCAGATggtactctttataagcagaacctcttctCCAGTGGCTACGAGAGCCGACTCTAtggttttttattaaataataattgtgcATCTTTCGAACCCACCTTTGGGGTAGGGGTGGGGGGATGTTAAGAGGGGAAGGGTTCTCCACTCCCTGCCCCTACCCTTCTTCCCGTTATTATACCAGTGGTTATTTACCTCGGCTTTCCACCATATCGATTTCACCAGACGCAGGCCAGCCGCCGTATCCATTCCGCTTTGGCAGGAGCCAGATAGCTGCGATcacatacaaataaaataataaaacaaaataaaaacattgttttatcaaTCACGGAAGTGATCACGGTAGTTTGATAACTATTATAAGGATATgatgttttggggttgaacaaaaagaaattgacTGGCGCGGTATTCGAACCGCGACCTCCGACAACTGAGCTATCTTACTCGTATAGTCGTGGCAGCCGGTCTATGTCGACCAGGGCGTCCTCATCTCCTTTAATCTGCTTTCTCGTGAGAGACGACAGACACATCCACTTTACCATTAATTATTATAAGGccgggttgaacaaagaacaatctACTGGAACGTGGGATGTGAACCAACGACAtacggattaatgtgccggcgcgGCAGTCAAAAACCGTtcaaatgtcattgtttttatGGTAAGTTATGTACCTGGCCAAAGCCAATCACCGGCAGGCAACTTAGCGACTACTTCCACTTTGCCGTAAGTAAAGGCGAATGAGTTGACGGTCCTAAGACGGGCAGATTGGATCGGGTTGACGGGGTTACTTCCTGAGCCGGTGCGCTGGCAACCATAAAAGGCGTTTCCCGTACATAGGTCGGCTGGTGCAGCTCCtattcaaaaataatgataCAGAACATCAGTTAAAATGTTGGTATTTTCAAAGCAGTCGGTGGGATTTGTATACCGTGTGGAAAAATTGAAATTCGTTTAgagacattttaaaaataaattaaaccagTTTTAGTCTCCTGAAAACTGTACAGGGAAATTGTACATAAGTGGAGAAAGCATGGATTGGTATAGGGGGATATAGATTTTGTACTCGTATAACTAGGAAGACCCGTTCTCAAAAGAACTTTATCTACCCAACAAAAAGATATGATGTTcccctagccctggcggccttacactttcgttttgtactacagaaacgggcctcaatagttaggactctgttcctgtgtacagagaaagagtcatACAGGGCTAGATGTCCCCCCTAAccccattatacactttcggaacagaaaaaaaataaaagttcacagatttacaagtaacttactgggtttacagaaggtaatggtgaaagacttctcttgaaatattagtccatgaaatgctttactttttgagaaaatattaaaacaatatcaattctcgatatcgagaattacgatttattttaaacacatgtcatgacacggcgaaacgtgcggaaacaagggtgggttttcccgttattttctcccgactccgatgaccaatattattgagcctaaattttcacaggtttgttattttatataatataaGTTGCGAtccacgaagtgtgggccttggacaatactgtttatcgaaagtgtccaatggctttaaactataACAACACAATAGTAGCTAGCCATATGCAATGCCTATCAATGTAGGCCCTATAAATTAACCAATCAAAGTGATACTACCAACTTACCCCAAAGATCAAGGGTCCCGGATGTTATAAATGCGTCTCCATATCTGTCAGATGTCAGTGTctggaaaatttaaaaaaaaaagtgaaaataatTGGCTGTTTTTTCGTGAAGAGGGGCATTTGAAAAGAGTTTTTCTCGCTCAAACCAATTAATTCCTGACCATTAAATCTTGTTATTTTCATAGAAAGTTATACATTAATTGGACTGAGGGTAAATTTTACGGACTTCTTCAAAAAGGGGCGGGGCCACTTACCGGTTTCAAAAAGAGGGTGTTGTCTCTGACGTAACTGTTTGAGCGGTTGTTGGTGTAGTATTGGAACTCCCAGTTCTATGATGAAAAGCATAAttcataattaaaggcagtggacactattggtaattactcaaaataattattagaataaaaccttacttggtaacaagagtaatggggagaggttgatagtataaaacattgtgagaaacggctccctctgagtgccatagttttcgagaaagaagtaattttccacgaatttgatttcgagacctcagatttagaacttgaggtctcgaaatcaaccatctaaacgcacacaacttcgtgttacaagggtgtttttctttcattattatctcgcaagttcgatgaccgattgagctcaagttttcacaggtttgttattttatgcatatgttgatatacaccaactgtgaagactagtcttgacaattaccaatagcgtccactgcctttaatgatttttctttgcctagaaaataaacaaatagtatttttgaggttttttgtGTTATTCTTGACTACTTCATTCAGTATTTCGGCGCAAACAGAATGTTAAAGGCTGGACACTGTTAACTAATCGAAGTTAATgtaagcatgaaaacttactttgtaacgaccAAATGGTGaactgttgacagtataaacaGTGCGAGAAACAGTGAAAAAGGGCGTTTTTCCAagtttctttattttcttgcaacttcgatgaccaatttgagtaaacattttcacagattttgttattttgttcataggatacaccaagtgagaatacttgtcttttgacaattaccaaaggtgtcaagtgcatttaaatgaaaaaatatttttttagtttttttttcttctcattatcAACCAAATTGTCATCCATCTTTACATCATCGTTCGCcccctcaaaataattggtcttACCCCGCCCCCTCCAGCAGTAATTTCGTGCTCCCATACATCC
The sequence above is drawn from the Asterias amurensis chromosome 13, ASM3211899v1 genome and encodes:
- the LOC139946045 gene encoding beta-1,3-glucan-binding protein-like isoform X1, which encodes MCSTPAVFVTYCNRTFLLTRLKKTAFVCFLFESDLDRGRKMMGKLVLVLLAMAWSQVTAYNVPTPTIRMLPPSGIRFSIQDEPGISLVAYHYNIGFPLDQVDAGQYNVDVTSPKDGYWIHENRAIPSHLPMLGQTIYYWVLVIYNDAGYTLTDRIWSEPIATLSPGAPPADPKTTVQPTTSSGTATNQPKAPGGGSVTPGCSSYPCDSSCDMSVMPCNGMLFEDTFGTLNMDVWEHEITAGGGGNWEFQYYTNNRSNSYVRDNTLFLKPTLTSDRYGDAFITSGTLDLWGAAPADLCTGNAFYGCQRTGSGSNPVNPIQSARLRTVNSFAFTYGKVEVVAKLPAGDWLWPAIWLLPKRNGYGGWPASGEIDMVESRGNRNLFDSNGVNAGVNQMGSTMHWGPYWPFNAWPKTHATKNLATGHFGDAFHKYGMEWTSNGLKFFVDDELLLNADPGANGFWEFGEFEADAPGTDNPWKGSTSKVAPFDQEFYIILNVAVGGTNYFSDGLTNQPYAKPWSNDSPTAASDFWNAKDDWYPTWNPDVNNGEDAAMQVKSVRVWAV
- the LOC139946045 gene encoding beta-1,3-glucan-binding protein-like isoform X2, whose product is MCSTPAVFVTYCNRTFLLTRLKKTAFVCFLFESDLDRGRKMMGKLVLVLLAMAWSQVTAYNVPTPTIRMLPPSGIRFSIQDEPGISLVAYHYNIGFPLDQVDAGQYNVDVTSPKDGYWIHENRAIPSHLPMLGQTIYYWVLVIYNDAGYTLTDRIWSEPIATLSPGAPPADPKTTVQPTTSSGTATNQPKAPGGSVTPGCSSYPCDSSCDMSVMPCNGMLFEDTFGTLNMDVWEHEITAGGGGNWEFQYYTNNRSNSYVRDNTLFLKPTLTSDRYGDAFITSGTLDLWGAAPADLCTGNAFYGCQRTGSGSNPVNPIQSARLRTVNSFAFTYGKVEVVAKLPAGDWLWPAIWLLPKRNGYGGWPASGEIDMVESRGNRNLFDSNGVNAGVNQMGSTMHWGPYWPFNAWPKTHATKNLATGHFGDAFHKYGMEWTSNGLKFFVDDELLLNADPGANGFWEFGEFEADAPGTDNPWKGSTSKVAPFDQEFYIILNVAVGGTNYFSDGLTNQPYAKPWSNDSPTAASDFWNAKDDWYPTWNPDVNNGEDAAMQVKSVRVWAV